TTTCTGGGTGATCCTGGGTTTGAATCCATGGGTGGCCCTGCCGCTGACCATGGTGGCCATGGCCATCATCGGTCTTTTCCTTGAGAAGTTTTGTTTCCGCCCTTTTCGAGGCGACTTTGAAAAAGCGACCGTCATGGCCATCATTCTGGTTATCGTTCTGAAGACCGGGGCCGATCTGACGGTCGGTCCTTTTACCAAGAGGTTGCCATCCATAGTCGAAGGCGTTATAACCATTGGGGATATCAACGTTAATACCGATAGACTGGTAATCCTGATTATCTGCGCCATCCTGTTGACGGCACTCTCTCTCTTTATTCAAAAGAGCAGGACCGGTCTGTCCATGCTGGCCATCGCTGAGGATCGGGAAGCGGCAGCCTTACAGGGGATCAATATTAACCGCATTTCCGCCCTGGCCTTTGTCATGGGTTGCAGCCTGGTCGGGTTGGCCGGGGGCGTCATGGGCTCTGTATCCGTCCTGCATGTCGGGGTGGCCGACATCATACTGATCCGAATCATTGCTGTGGTTATTCTGTCCGGGATTGGAACGATCGGCGGTATCTGGGCCGGAGGACTGGTTATGGGGGCCTTGGACGCCCTTTGCCCCTATTTCTTGCCGGCGGTCTATTCCGACTTAACCGGTTTTGGTTTAATCATCCTGATACTGGTCATCAGGCCCCAAGGTTTTTTCGGACATGAGGTGTGATCTTGTCTAAGAGTAAAATCCGCTCAGGGAAAAATCCCGTCAAGACTTTCTTCGGCCTGGGGACATTAATAGTCCTTTTACTGGCCCCCCTGTTTCTGAACAACTATCGGCTGCATCTGGCCAATCTCGTGTTGATCTATGTCCTGCTCACCAGCAGTCTGCGGACCATCTATATCTCGGGACAATTATCCCTCGGCCATGCCGCGTTCATGGGTATTGGGGCTTATACCTCGGCTATATTGGCCAAACACGCCGGCTGGACCCCCTGGGCAACCATACCGATCGGTGGTCTGTCGGCCATGGTAGCCGGCATTCTGATCGGTTTTCCTTTCTCAAGGTTAAGGGCCATCTATTTTTCCATGGCCAGTCTTTTTTTTGGGATTATGATAACCGCCCTTACCGGGGTTATCCCCGATCTCACCGGCTATCTTGGCGGAATGCCGGGGATTCCCCGCCTCTTTGGATTCTCCAAAATCCCTTATTACTATTTCTTTCTGGTTCTGACCCTGCTTTGCCTTCTTGTGATTTACCGGATTGAACACTCCCGAATCGGTATGACCCTTATGGGCGTCGCCCAATCTTACCTGGCAGCCTCGAGCCGGGGCATAAACGAGGCCGGAGCCAGGATACAAGCCCTGGGTATAGGCTGTTTTTTCGCCGGTCTGGCCGGTGCCGTCTATGCCCATTACAACACCTTTATCGCCCCGTCCAACTTTTCCATGCTGCCGAGTATCTTTTTAGTCGTTTATCTCTTGGCCGGCGGGACAGGCAGCTTCGCCGGACCTATTGTCGGGGCTTTCATTCTCTATCTTGTCCCCTACGTTATGGGGGGGCTCAAAGGATACACCCCCTTTTTTTTGGCCGGTCTGCTCGCTGTGGTTATCTTTTTAATACCGAAGGGCATCGTCAGTTTGCCGGAACAGATTTCTTCTTGGATTAAAAACAAACGCCAGCAGAAGGTGCCCGACCATGCTTCTTAAAATCCAGGGATTGACCAAGATATTTGGCGGACTGGTAGCTGTTCACCAGGTTGATATGGCGATCGAAGAGGGGCAGATCGTTGGCTTGATCGGTCCCAATGGGGCCGGAAAATCGACCATGATCAATTTGATCAGCGGTTTTCTCAGGCCCAGCGGTGGAAGTATTCTTTTTGACGGAAAGGATATAACCGGGAAGAAACCCCATCTGGTGGCCAGAATGGGAATAGGGCGCACCTTTCAGATCACCCCTTTCTTCGGCGAATTTACCACCCTTAAAAACATCGTGGCTTCCTTTTATCTGTCGGCCGACACCAGTTTATGGGGGTCCATATTGAACACGCGAGCCTATCGCCGGAAAGAAGAAAACATTTTAAACCAGGCCGAAGAAAATTTGCAGCTTGTCGGGTTAAGCGGAGTCCGGGATGAGCTCGCCAAGAACCTTTCCCATGGATACCAAAAAGTACTCGATCTGGCCGCCGCCCTGGCGGTTAAACCTAAATTACTGTTGCTGGATGAGCCCATCGGCGGGATGGACCCGGATGAAATCAGCCTGGCCCTGAAAGTGATTAATAAGATCCGCGCCCAGGGGACGACGATCCTTCTGGTGGAACATAATGTAGCCGTTGTGATGAGTCTCTGCGACCGGATTATCGTGGTCAATTACGGGGAGAAGATTGCCGAAGGCTCACCGGAAGAGGTGAGGAGAAATAAAGAGGTCATTCGCGCCTACTTTGGTGGTGAATATGCTGCTTAAGGTAAAAGGGATTACCGTCCATTATGACAAAGCCAAGGCCGTTGAAGCGGCCTCCCTGGAGATGGCTGAAGGGGATTTAATTTCCATCATCGGCAGTAACGGGGCCGGGAAGAGCACTATTTTGCGGGCCTTATCCGGGTTGAAATCGCTTACCTCCGGTGAAATCTGGTTCCGGGACAAACGGATCGACCGGATGGCTATTCACGAAATCGTAAAGCACGGCCTGGTCCAGGTTCCCGAAGGCCGGAGACTTTTTGCCCATCTGAGTGTCCTGGCCAATCTTAAGCTGGGAGCGGTTTTACGCCGGGAGTCGGCCGGCATAAAAAAAGATATGGAAGAAATATTTGGATATTTCCCCCGGTTAAAGGAAAGACTGTATCAAAAAGCCGGGACCTTGAGCGGCGGCGAACAACAGATGCTGGCCATCGGGCGGGGATTGATGGCCAAACCCAAACTGCTGTTATTGGATGAGCCTTCACTGGGATTAGCCCCTCTGGTGGTTGCTGAGCTGGGTTCGGTAATCGAACGCATTAATCAAAGCGGCATCAGCGTTATTCTGGTGGAACAGAATGTCCCCCTGGCCCTCCGTCTAGCCCGAAGAGGCTATGTATTACAGGTCGGCAAAGTCGTCCTGGAGGGAGATTGTGAAGTACTTAAAGGGAGTGAACACATCCAGAAAGCCTATTTGGGCAGTTAAATCGCCAGGGCTGCTTTTGTTGGGTTTTGTCAGGTTGAAAGGAGATGTTGCATGCCTCGTGGACTTTTAAACGAAGAACTGCAATACATGGTTAAGCAGATGGAAACCAGATGTCTGGACAGAAGTCAGCCGGAGCCAATGGCCGCCTGGAGGGCACTGATCGGCAATCCGATCCTGGATAATTGGCCACTCCCGTAGAGATGCAAATCGTCGTTTTGTGCGGGAGAGGGAGAAAAAAGTTATGCGTTTGGAAAACAAAGTTGCTTTAATAACCGGGGCAGGGGGCGGCATAGGCCGGGCCATAGCCGAACGTTTTGCCGAAGAAGGCGCCAAGGTGGTGGTCAATGATATCAGCGGCAGCACGGTTAAAGAAACCGCTGAAGGCATCAGAGCCAAGGGCGGGAGCGCCATCCCGATTCAGGGAGACACCAGCCGGGAGAGTGATGTGGAAAAGGCGGTAGCCCTGGCCGTCGATACTTACGGGGGCTTGGATATCCTGGTCAATAATGCCGGGATAGAGGTCTGGAAACTGGTCCATGAAATGACCGTAGAGGAATGGGAACGGGTGATGAGTGTCAACATGAGAGGGGTCTTCCTCATGTCCAAGCATGCCGTCCGCCAGATGATCGCCCAGGACCGGGGAGGGGCAATCGTCAATCTTTCTTCGGCCGGAGGTCTGGTCGGTCTTCCCCAGTTGGGGGTCTACTGCGCCTCGAAACACGGCGTTATCGGGTTGACCAAGACCATGGCCCTGGAGCTTCGGGCCCATAACATCAGGATCAATGCCATGTGTCCCTCTTTTATCGATACTGAAATGGTCAGCCGATCCTTTGACCTGCTTAGAAGCCAGGGAGTTCTTATCGATGATCTGCTGGTCCAGTTGTCTGGTCGCCTGGGCACTACCAGGGAGGTTGCTAATCTGGCTCTATTTTTAGCCAGCGATGAATCATCCTTTATAAACGGTGCGGCCGTGCCCATCGATAACGCCTGTACGGCTCAGTAGGGGGTTGCGTGAGCGAGTGAGATGAAAACACTCCGGCCCACCCCCCCCGGCGCCGCTCCCGGGACAGATCAAACTATACCCATCTGGATCATCAGATAGAATCGATGATCCAGGATAACAAACGGTCTGGCATATTAAAACCTTCCTGGGGATATTCCACTTCGGCAAAACTTCGACGTCTATCCCGAACCGGGTACCATAGGGATCAACGACCTCAGGAAGGCCAAAGGGGATGGAAATGGCTTTGAATTCTTCCTTTCGGCCCAAGGGATTCACCTCTTTTTTCCACTCGTTCACATATTCCCAATTCACTTTGTCTTTGCCCATCTTAACCTCCTTGAAAAACGGGAAATAGTCTTTAAGACATTATTTGTTTAACACGCCGAAGTCGCTGCGTAAATGCTAAGAGTATATGAGGGAATTATGAAAGGAAAACTAATATCGAAGGTGATTCATTCCTGGTTGCTTGTTGCTGGTTAAAACGAGTAACCAGAAACGAGTAATGAGTAACAGGAAAATTTCAAATATCTTTGGATAGATTTCAGTAAATATTCAAGTCCCTTGAATCTGTGAGAGGTATTTCAGATAGCGGTCCTTTGAACGGGTTAAGTGGGATTCTATCAGGCTTTCTATTTGCCCCATATCATGGTTACGAAGAGCTTTTAGGATTTTTTTGTGCATCAGGGCGGAATTCTGGGAGTATTTTTTTTCTTTCCAGAAATAGAAGGTGAATTGATAGGACCGGAGCCGCAGGTCTTCGGCTATTTTCACCAAAAAAGGGTTTCCGCAGAGGCCGATGAGGGTGAGATGGAATTCCTGGTCTTTGGCGATCATGGAAAGAAAATCATTGGCCTGCACCGCCAGAATAAACTGCTGATTGATAGCGCTTAACTTTTTAATTTCCTCCCGGCTGATCCGGGCGCAGCTTAGCTTGGCGGCCAGTTTCTCGTTCGGGATGCGTACCTGATAGAGGGCTTCGATGTCTTCCAGAGAGAAATCGTTCACGGTGGCCCCCTGATTGGGGATGAGGCGCAAAAATCCCAGGCTTTCCAGCTTGCGCAAGGCTTCGCGGATCGGGGTCCGGCTGGTATTAAACTGGGCCGCCAGGGAACGCTCCATGAGACGCTCCCTGGGCTTGAATATCCCCTGCATAATCGCCAGTTTCAGTTCTTCGAAGATATCTTTTTTCTTTAAGGGCATAGCCGTTTTTCCTTTTCTCCTTCAGTACGAAAATAGATCCAGGGATCG
This is a stretch of genomic DNA from Deltaproteobacteria bacterium. It encodes these proteins:
- a CDS encoding ABC transporter ATP-binding protein, giving the protein MLLKIQGLTKIFGGLVAVHQVDMAIEEGQIVGLIGPNGAGKSTMINLISGFLRPSGGSILFDGKDITGKKPHLVARMGIGRTFQITPFFGEFTTLKNIVASFYLSADTSLWGSILNTRAYRRKEENILNQAEENLQLVGLSGVRDELAKNLSHGYQKVLDLAAALAVKPKLLLLDEPIGGMDPDEISLALKVINKIRAQGTTILLVEHNVAVVMSLCDRIIVVNYGEKIAEGSPEEVRRNKEVIRAYFGGEYAA
- a CDS encoding ABC transporter ATP-binding protein — encoded protein: MLKVKGITVHYDKAKAVEAASLEMAEGDLISIIGSNGAGKSTILRALSGLKSLTSGEIWFRDKRIDRMAIHEIVKHGLVQVPEGRRLFAHLSVLANLKLGAVLRRESAGIKKDMEEIFGYFPRLKERLYQKAGTLSGGEQQMLAIGRGLMAKPKLLLLDEPSLGLAPLVVAELGSVIERINQSGISVILVEQNVPLALRLARRGYVLQVGKVVLEGDCEVLKGSEHIQKAYLGS
- a CDS encoding branched-chain amino acid ABC transporter permease, which translates into the protein MVSQIAGHLINVMMISSIYLLAALGFALVFGVMRIMNFAHGAIYMVSGYVCYYFWVILGLNPWVALPLTMVAMAIIGLFLEKFCFRPFRGDFEKATVMAIILVIVLKTGADLTVGPFTKRLPSIVEGVITIGDINVNTDRLVILIICAILLTALSLFIQKSRTGLSMLAIAEDREAAALQGININRISALAFVMGCSLVGLAGGVMGSVSVLHVGVADIILIRIIAVVILSGIGTIGGIWAGGLVMGALDALCPYFLPAVYSDLTGFGLIILILVIRPQGFFGHEV
- a CDS encoding branched-chain amino acid ABC transporter permease, whose protein sequence is MSKSKIRSGKNPVKTFFGLGTLIVLLLAPLFLNNYRLHLANLVLIYVLLTSSLRTIYISGQLSLGHAAFMGIGAYTSAILAKHAGWTPWATIPIGGLSAMVAGILIGFPFSRLRAIYFSMASLFFGIMITALTGVIPDLTGYLGGMPGIPRLFGFSKIPYYYFFLVLTLLCLLVIYRIEHSRIGMTLMGVAQSYLAASSRGINEAGARIQALGIGCFFAGLAGAVYAHYNTFIAPSNFSMLPSIFLVVYLLAGGTGSFAGPIVGAFILYLVPYVMGGLKGYTPFFLAGLLAVVIFLIPKGIVSLPEQISSWIKNKRQQKVPDHAS
- a CDS encoding SDR family oxidoreductase is translated as MRLENKVALITGAGGGIGRAIAERFAEEGAKVVVNDISGSTVKETAEGIRAKGGSAIPIQGDTSRESDVEKAVALAVDTYGGLDILVNNAGIEVWKLVHEMTVEEWERVMSVNMRGVFLMSKHAVRQMIAQDRGGAIVNLSSAGGLVGLPQLGVYCASKHGVIGLTKTMALELRAHNIRINAMCPSFIDTEMVSRSFDLLRSQGVLIDDLLVQLSGRLGTTREVANLALFLASDESSFINGAAVPIDNACTAQ
- a CDS encoding GntR family transcriptional regulator, which translates into the protein MPLKKKDIFEELKLAIMQGIFKPRERLMERSLAAQFNTSRTPIREALRKLESLGFLRLIPNQGATVNDFSLEDIEALYQVRIPNEKLAAKLSCARISREEIKKLSAINQQFILAVQANDFLSMIAKDQEFHLTLIGLCGNPFLVKIAEDLRLRSYQFTFYFWKEKKYSQNSALMHKKILKALRNHDMGQIESLIESHLTRSKDRYLKYLSQIQGT